The following are from one region of the Isoalcanivorax indicus genome:
- the ribD gene encoding bifunctional diaminohydroxyphosphoribosylaminopyrimidine deaminase/5-amino-6-(5-phosphoribosylamino)uracil reductase RibD, with protein sequence MSDLSDRQYMTQALRLARQGRYTTDPNPRVGCVLVRDGQVVGSGWHVRAGEPHAERHALAEAGDAARGATCYVTLEPCSHTGRTGPCADALIEAGVARVVAAMQDPNPQVAGQGLTRLREAGVQVECGLLEAEARALNPGFIRRMETGRPCVRIKLAASLDGRTAMASGESQWITGPAAREDVQQLRAASSAIVTGVGTVLADAPALTVRPESWVQASYPALPVRQPLRVVADRQLRTPADAPVVIGPGSALLLCSPEAAGGARVDALRRAGAEVLGGDWDARAIALELGRRGCNDILVEAGPTLAGAFLAAGCADELIVYMAPMLLGDAARPLLHLPGLATMADKISLTLVDLRQVGADLRLTLRPTSADAR encoded by the coding sequence ATGTCCGACCTTTCTGATCGTCAGTACATGACACAGGCCCTGCGCCTGGCGCGACAGGGACGCTACACCACCGACCCCAATCCGCGCGTGGGCTGTGTGCTGGTGCGTGACGGGCAGGTGGTCGGCTCCGGCTGGCATGTCCGTGCGGGCGAACCCCATGCCGAGCGGCATGCGCTGGCCGAGGCGGGCGATGCGGCGCGCGGCGCCACCTGTTATGTGACGCTGGAGCCGTGCTCGCACACCGGGCGTACCGGCCCGTGTGCCGATGCCCTGATCGAGGCGGGCGTGGCGCGCGTGGTGGCCGCCATGCAGGATCCGAATCCGCAGGTGGCAGGGCAAGGGTTGACCCGATTGCGTGAGGCGGGAGTTCAGGTGGAATGCGGCCTGCTGGAGGCCGAAGCGCGGGCGCTGAACCCGGGCTTTATCCGCCGTATGGAGACGGGCCGCCCCTGTGTGCGGATCAAGCTGGCGGCCAGCCTGGACGGGCGCACCGCCATGGCCTCGGGCGAGTCGCAATGGATCACCGGCCCGGCGGCGCGCGAAGACGTGCAGCAGTTGCGGGCGGCGAGCAGTGCCATTGTCACCGGTGTCGGCACGGTGCTGGCGGATGCCCCTGCCCTGACCGTGCGCCCGGAAAGCTGGGTGCAGGCGAGCTATCCCGCTTTGCCGGTGCGGCAACCCCTGCGGGTGGTGGCGGATCGGCAGCTGCGCACGCCGGCGGATGCCCCGGTGGTGATCGGGCCGGGTAGTGCCTTGCTGCTGTGCTCGCCGGAGGCTGCAGGGGGTGCCCGGGTCGATGCGTTGCGGCGCGCCGGGGCCGAAGTGCTGGGCGGCGACTGGGATGCCAGGGCCATTGCCCTTGAACTGGGCCGCCGCGGCTGCAATGACATACTGGTGGAAGCCGGGCCGACCCTGGCGGGCGCCTTTCTGGCCGCTGGCTGTGCCGATGAACTGATCGTGTACATGGCCCCGATGTTGCTTGGCGATGCCGCCCGGCCGCTGCTGCACCTGCCGGGTCTGGCGACCATGGCCGACAAGATATCCCTGACGCTGGTGGACCTTCGCCAGGTGGGCGCTGATCTGCGCCTGACCCTGCGGCCGACCAGCGCCGACGCACGCTGA
- a CDS encoding riboflavin synthase has translation MFTGIIEAKGEVLALTPKGGDVTLRLDTGGLDLGDVQLGDSIAVNGVCLTVTSLPGNGFTADVSLETLDKTSLGALKTGSPVNLEKALTPSTRLGGHLVSGHVDGVGKVVAMRPDGRSTRIDIEAPAGLARYIAQKGSITVDGISLTVNGVDGAVFSLNIIPHTQDMTTIGIWKVGTRVNLEVDIIARYLERLLLGERAAEPGVGTDHGITLGFLAEHGFLKR, from the coding sequence ATGTTTACCGGCATTATCGAAGCAAAAGGTGAAGTGCTGGCGCTGACCCCGAAGGGGGGGGACGTGACCTTGCGGCTGGACACCGGGGGGCTTGATCTCGGTGACGTGCAGCTCGGCGATTCCATCGCCGTCAACGGTGTCTGCCTGACGGTCACCAGCCTGCCGGGCAATGGCTTTACTGCAGACGTGTCACTGGAGACCCTGGACAAGACCTCCCTCGGCGCACTGAAGACCGGTTCGCCGGTGAACCTGGAAAAAGCGCTGACCCCCAGCACGCGGCTGGGTGGCCATCTGGTGTCCGGCCACGTGGATGGCGTCGGCAAGGTGGTGGCCATGCGCCCGGATGGCCGTTCCACACGCATCGACATCGAAGCGCCCGCCGGTCTGGCGCGCTATATCGCCCAGAAGGGCTCGATCACCGTGGACGGCATCAGCCTGACGGTGAACGGCGTGGACGGCGCGGTCTTCTCGCTGAACATCATCCCGCATACCCAGGACATGACCACCATCGGCATCTGGAAGGTGGGCACGCGCGTGAATCTGGAAGTTGATATCATTGCCCGCTATCTCGAGCGGCTGCTGCTGGGTGAGCGTGCCGCTGAGCCCGGCGTTGGCACTGACCACGGCATCACGCTGGGCTTTCTGGCCGAGCACGGTTTTCTGAAAAGGTGA
- the ribBA gene encoding bifunctional 3,4-dihydroxy-2-butanone-4-phosphate synthase/GTP cyclohydrolase II has translation MKLNTVQELIDDIRAGRMVILMDDEDRENEGDLVMAAEHVTPEAINFMIRHARGLVCMPMSRQRCEQLGLPLMVQRNSSGFGTKFTVSIEAATGVSTGISPADRARTILAAAARDARPEDIVQPGHIFPLMAEPGGVLHRAGHTEASCDLAVLAGCEPIGVICEIINEDGSMARRPDLEVFAEQHDLKIGTIADLIEYRMLNEKTVEKVSEHMLPTWYGDFRLIAFRDTVDDMTHVALVKGEPTPEQVTTVRVHQVDPLRDLMSAQIDGKTGWNMHRVLEELSGSEAGVVIILGQDYVSNHMQSMIDTFFAGKRRPPQGGSQAYRNIGTGSQILRELGVRRMRLLSSPMKFNALSGFDLEIVEYVEP, from the coding sequence ATGAAGCTCAATACAGTCCAGGAACTGATCGACGACATCCGTGCCGGACGCATGGTCATTCTCATGGACGATGAGGATCGGGAGAACGAAGGCGACCTGGTCATGGCCGCCGAGCATGTCACCCCCGAGGCGATCAATTTCATGATCCGTCATGCGCGCGGCCTGGTGTGCATGCCCATGAGCCGCCAGCGTTGTGAGCAGCTCGGCCTGCCCTTGATGGTGCAGCGCAACAGCTCCGGTTTCGGTACCAAGTTTACGGTGTCGATCGAAGCCGCCACCGGCGTCAGCACCGGCATTTCACCGGCGGATAGGGCGCGGACCATTCTGGCTGCCGCCGCCCGCGATGCCAGACCCGAAGACATCGTGCAGCCGGGGCATATCTTCCCGCTTATGGCGGAGCCGGGCGGTGTGTTGCACCGTGCCGGGCACACCGAAGCCTCCTGCGATCTGGCGGTGCTGGCCGGTTGCGAGCCCATCGGCGTGATCTGCGAGATCATCAATGAAGATGGCAGCATGGCGCGGCGTCCGGATCTGGAGGTGTTTGCCGAGCAGCATGACCTCAAGATCGGCACCATCGCCGACTTGATCGAATACCGCATGCTCAACGAAAAGACCGTGGAAAAGGTCAGCGAACATATGCTGCCCACCTGGTACGGCGACTTCCGCCTGATCGCCTTCCGCGACACCGTGGACGACATGACCCACGTGGCGCTGGTGAAAGGTGAGCCCACGCCGGAGCAGGTGACCACGGTGCGCGTGCATCAGGTGGACCCGCTGCGCGACCTGATGAGCGCGCAGATCGATGGCAAGACCGGCTGGAACATGCACCGTGTGCTGGAGGAATTGTCTGGCAGTGAGGCCGGGGTCGTCATCATCCTGGGACAGGATTATGTGTCCAACCACATGCAGTCGATGATCGATACCTTCTTCGCCGGGAAGCGTCGGCCACCGCAGGGCGGCAGCCAGGCTTACCGCAATATCGGCACCGGTTCGCAGATCCTGCGCGAACTGGGCGTGCGCCGCATGCGCCTGCTCAGCTCACCGATGAAGTTCAACGCGCTGTCCGGTTTCGACCTGGAGATCGTCGAGTACGTCGAGCCCTGA
- a CDS encoding DUF1566 domain-containing protein — protein MDTIYSRRQLPGLALAACVASGLAGCGGSSSSSHDILPPGIDFRPLNDTGIQFCGAADTGNHAPCLGNEPPGQDADFGRDADEALEKAGAGAAGFDYSRLCNNGDPEGEGDCPSQPLRGDLPQQWGCTRDNVTGLMWELKDASELSPRFVDHRYSVSTPGDTSLCGASLGDQPCTAEAYVDAVNAEGLCGFHDWRLPGLHDLQSLVHYGRQETPWQDMPFFPDAASAPLWSNTADARGDHIWTLDMNTALPGPESPDSGQSLRLVRGTPLTSEDTQSRAHCADGLPSSTPPQRYDTSHPGTVVDLMTGLMWQRCVTGLSGEDCTEGAATPQDWATSLQQAQADTHAGFDDWRLPNIRELASLHDTCAYDPALSPLLFPGAPGAPLWSASPAPSSDAWQMNALDGQHQLATRSDSAYSLRVRGGSPRLAPPRSDTLVLRAGAPGETAAYQPGQSESYLFTARAIGPGAALGLAEVTACEAGLTDGTVTVEILHQGHSTAVDCDALPLSLPLPDGLPYNSDGALEYTWEARWTPDAELAASATGTQVGALALRFTSADDIALASPPVQHQFRLYDINQPPRLMPTTQSLLTCVATSYTRLDCEYEVTPSGQLVFPPGIGIEDPDAGTGGLFTEVEFICLAEGGCDPEDTTRLLIPAMSNLQTVVPGYHYRYLGTLPPTSSFLQAITIFSESPGQGDYLLRIETHDNGNSGACSYENPNHCLKYAWAEVRVRVR, from the coding sequence ATGGATACCATCTACTCACGGCGTCAACTGCCCGGGCTGGCTTTGGCCGCCTGCGTTGCCTCAGGCCTGGCGGGCTGCGGCGGCAGCTCATCATCCAGCCATGACATCCTGCCTCCCGGCATCGATTTTCGCCCACTCAACGACACCGGCATCCAGTTCTGCGGCGCAGCCGATACCGGCAACCACGCCCCATGCCTGGGCAATGAGCCGCCGGGTCAAGACGCCGACTTCGGTCGCGATGCCGACGAGGCGCTGGAAAAGGCGGGTGCCGGGGCGGCTGGCTTCGATTACTCGCGCCTGTGCAACAACGGTGATCCGGAGGGCGAAGGCGACTGCCCGTCACAGCCGCTGCGCGGTGACCTCCCGCAGCAGTGGGGCTGCACCCGTGACAACGTCACCGGCCTGATGTGGGAACTCAAGGACGCCAGCGAACTGAGCCCGCGCTTCGTCGACCATCGCTACAGCGTATCCACCCCGGGCGACACCAGCCTGTGCGGCGCCAGCCTGGGCGATCAACCCTGCACTGCCGAAGCCTACGTGGACGCGGTGAACGCCGAGGGGCTGTGCGGCTTTCACGACTGGCGCCTCCCCGGACTTCATGATCTCCAGAGCCTGGTGCATTACGGGCGACAGGAAACGCCATGGCAGGACATGCCTTTTTTTCCTGATGCCGCCTCCGCCCCCCTGTGGAGCAATACGGCGGACGCCCGCGGCGATCACATCTGGACACTGGACATGAACACAGCCCTGCCAGGTCCGGAGTCGCCTGACAGCGGGCAATCCCTGCGCCTGGTCCGAGGCACGCCCCTGACCAGCGAAGACACACAAAGCCGGGCGCATTGCGCGGACGGCCTGCCAAGCAGCACGCCACCGCAGCGCTATGACACATCACACCCCGGCACCGTGGTGGATCTGATGACAGGCCTGATGTGGCAACGCTGCGTGACCGGCCTGTCCGGCGAAGATTGCACAGAGGGCGCGGCCACGCCGCAGGATTGGGCAACGTCGCTGCAACAGGCGCAGGCAGACACGCATGCCGGTTTCGATGACTGGCGCCTGCCCAACATTCGCGAACTGGCCTCGCTACACGATACCTGCGCCTACGATCCCGCACTGTCACCGCTGCTGTTCCCGGGCGCACCGGGCGCACCGCTGTGGTCCGCCTCCCCTGCCCCGTCATCCGACGCCTGGCAGATGAACGCACTGGACGGCCAGCACCAACTCGCCACACGCAGCGACAGCGCCTATTCATTACGGGTTCGTGGTGGCTCGCCCCGACTGGCACCGCCGCGCAGCGACACCCTGGTACTGCGGGCGGGCGCGCCCGGGGAGACCGCCGCCTACCAGCCCGGTCAGAGCGAATCCTATCTGTTTACCGCGCGAGCCATCGGCCCGGGGGCGGCACTGGGCCTTGCGGAGGTCACGGCCTGTGAGGCCGGGCTGACTGACGGCACCGTGACCGTCGAGATACTGCATCAGGGCCACAGTACGGCCGTGGACTGCGACGCGTTACCGCTGTCCCTGCCGCTGCCGGACGGGTTGCCCTACAACAGTGATGGTGCCCTGGAATACACCTGGGAGGCACGCTGGACACCGGACGCCGAACTGGCCGCCAGCGCCACCGGCACCCAGGTGGGCGCCCTGGCGTTGCGCTTTACCAGCGCCGATGACATCGCGCTGGCGTCTCCCCCGGTGCAGCACCAGTTCAGGCTCTACGACATCAATCAGCCGCCTCGGCTGATGCCCACGACGCAGAGCCTCCTCACCTGTGTGGCCACAAGCTACACCCGGCTCGACTGTGAATACGAGGTGACCCCCTCCGGTCAGTTGGTGTTCCCGCCAGGCATCGGCATCGAGGACCCTGACGCCGGGACGGGAGGGTTGTTTACCGAGGTGGAATTTATCTGCCTGGCCGAAGGCGGTTGCGATCCGGAAGACACGACCCGGCTGCTGATACCGGCCATGAGCAACCTGCAAACCGTGGTGCCCGGGTACCACTACCGCTACCTCGGCACACTGCCCCCAACCTCCAGCTTCCTGCAGGCCATCACGATCTTCAGCGAATCCCCCGGCCAGGGCGACTACCTGCTCCGCATCGAGACACATGACAACGGCAACAGCGGCGCCTGCAGTTACGAGAACCCCAACCACTGCCTCAAATACGCATGGGCTGAGGTCAGGGTACGCGTGCGCTAG